The DNA window AAATGTAGGACATGCTTGGGACCTTCCACCAAATACATTTGGTGCTGCCTATGCTAGATTTATGGGATCCAGGAACTTTTCACCAGACGATCGGCCTCCTGTGCGGTTCATGGATACAGATGAGCTGGCCTACGTTGCAATGCGAGCTCGTGAGGTTCATGACTTCTGGCACACCCTTTTTGACCTTCCTACTAACTTGATTGGGGAGTCAGCGCTGAAAGTAATCGAGTTTCAACAGATGTATCTTCCTATGTGCATGATGTCTGTTGTAGGGGGCACAGCAAGATTCAGCGAAAAACAGAGAAAATTGTTTTTTCAACACTACTTCCCATGGGCTCTTCGTGCCGGCACACAATGCAATGATCTAATGTGTGTGTATTATGAGCAGTATTTTCATGAAGATTTAGAAGATGTTCGCAGAAAATTGGGAATTGTTCCGGTCCCTGCTGTTCCTTGACTGAATTCTTTCCGAGCTGATAAGTTGTATTTATACAGTGCAACCGCATTCAATTTTCTTAATAATGTCCAGTGCAATAGCTGTCTCCTGATACTTAGCCAGTTTTGTATAGGTTGGATTTCATCAATGACTATATcagtcaattaaattaaatagaatcACGAACATAGGTTTGGTTTTATAATCATCCATTGCTATAGTGTTCCTGCCAAAAGGAAAACCGATCCAGTTTTTAAACAACCATATTACAATAGAAATTTGGAATACTATTTTGTTTCATTTCAGGTTTACAATTTTGAAGTAGAAAGTTTATGGTGTTGATCAATAATTATTACTCTGCAACATCTAATTTTTACCAAAGCTCTGCGGTACCATATTTATGAAATCAGAGCCTCTCATCAGATATGGAAGGAACATAATCAATGGGAGTTTACTTTGTTGCCGGAGATGAAGACTGCTGGTGGAAATAATTCGAGTCCTATTGGGCATATTAGCTCGGTAGCAGAATATCAGTGTTCCAATCCCCATTACTCGTAACAATGTCAGCTCAGCGATATTGAGAGAAGGAATGTCATCATGGTTAGCAATACTGGAAGCAGAAAGCACCCTCGAAAGGAGCCATACATGATTCCAAACATTCGTTGATTCCCCATTACTAATATCCCAAAAAGAATTTCGTTGCAGCAAATCTCAGTTCTTTCCCAAATTCCTTCAAAAGTTAGAATCATTACTCTTGGTGATAATGTATCTCACATGCTTATTTCCTCTGCCATTCATGAATTTCCAACCAAGTTTCAGTAAGCAAGCTTCATTATTTGTTACCAAATTCTTCAGACCCAGACCCCCGCTATCTTAGGAGTAGTAAGGGTACTACACTTGACAATATGCACGTGTTTCTCTTCATCAGTATCGCCCCAAACAAATTTTCTTTGCATCTTTGAATCTCCTTAAGACCTTCCTTGTGTAGAGCATATGACAGCATAATGTAAGTTGGCATTGCTTCAATAACGGACTTGGCAGCAATGACAACTCTACCAACAAAAGACAAATTCTTGGCCTTctagtttgtgagctttgaattAATGTTCTCCATAAGGTATCTAAAATCTTTATTCTTAGGTGATTTACCTGagaatattttgtaatttttccaAAGCCCTTTAGTGTCAGGCAAACTAAGGCAAGGATGTCCTCTACCTTGAGACAAGAAAATCTAAGATTAGGTTGTCTTTAGTGGTTGCTCGTAATCAAGTGTCATTATAGCGGAATCTACCTTTTTATTGACCGAATCTAGCTTGCATTGTTAAACAGATATGAAAAAGAAGCATAAGTAAACACAAAATTCAGTGGTTGGTGTCCATAACTACTTATGGAGAAAAGTTAAAACAATTAAGCCTACTTGGCAAAATGTAGTGCTTGTGATGTCTAGGAATAATTGCCAACAACTGCTATTGCCGAATACCCTCATTATTTGTGTATACTTGGCATGTAAGAAGACACTTGATAATAAATTTGTAGATGATGTAAAAAAAATGTCTCTGCTAGGGCACGAAACGGAAAACCCTGAGTCAAGTCATGCGAAATCCAAAGACGAGGAGGATTTGCATGCAAGAAgcacaaagaaagtcaaagagggtgaGCATGTGTTCTCTGTATCATCGTCACAACCACTAAACTACGCTGACGTGATCAATATGCAGAGGAATGAGATGGAAGGGAAGCAATCATATCGAGATAAGGTGGTGGGAGGTAATGTGGATGAGTTGTCGGACtataataaagatgatgacaataTTGATATCGAAGCGGGAGAGGAgggagaagaagagagaatgaaggtGGAAGAGGTTCGATTGGGAGACTATGAATGCCCTAATTTCGTTTTCTCTAAACTGGAGGAGAAAAGGTTGTATCGGCCATGGAGGAGGGGAGTAATTGTGAAACTGCTGGGGAGGAGAATAGGGTATAAGGCTCTAGAGACTAGATTGAAGCAGATGTGGGTGCGAAAAGGAGTTATTAACATAATCGACCTTAGCAACGATTATTATCTGGTAGCCTTTTCGCATGAAGATGATCAGTATGCAGCTCTTATGGATGGACCGTGGTTCATTTATGATCATTATTTGACGGTGAAAGAGTGGAGTCCAAACTTTCAACCTGCAAGTGAAACGATAAAAGAGGTGGCAGTTTGGGTACGAATCTCCGGTTTGCCAATTGAGTATTATGATAAGGATGCTCTTCATTTCATAGGAGATAGAATTGGCAAGACAGTTAAGGTGGATAAAAACACTCTAACTCAAGAACGTGGGAAGTATGCAAGGTTATGTGTTCAGGTTGATCTGACGAAACCGTTGATTGCGATGTTCACCATCAAAGAGAGGAAATACAATGTGGAATACGAGGGCCTACACCTCCTCTGTGTGAACTGCGGAAGATTTGGGCATTACAAAGAGGGATGCATAGAAAAGGGACGTGGTTCCAGTGCTGATGAAACAAACATAAATGGAAAAGAAGGAGTAGCCGAGTCAAATGTAGTTTTGATGGGGAATGTCGTGGATGGACCGTGGAAAATAGTGCAAAAAACCAGAAGATACAAGAAGTCAAACATGCAAAAGAGTTTTAATGTAGGAGAAAGCAGCGGAGGAAATATAGCAGGGAGACAGTATGGGAATCAAGCCAGAAATAGTGTTGCACCGGGAGCATTCAAAGGTGATCCGACAATAATAGCTGCTGATTTAAAAAATAAGGGATCTCGATTTATTGCTCTAAGTGAGGAAATACCAGAATTCAATAAAGAGGAGATGGTGACTAAAGACAGTAGTAATCACATGTGTGAGGTGGAGACGGAGGATAAGGAAGGAAAAGCTGTGAGGACTCGTCAAGTAGAGGAAGGCTTAGATCAGGTGCAACAAGGTGGAGAGTCAAAATTCACCAAAAAAAAGAAAACGAATGGTAAGAATGTGAAGGTGAACAAAGGAATTAAAATAGTGGAGATTTCAAGGGAGAAAACTATGAACGAACAAAAATTGGCGGCAAGAAGCGGGAAAAATTTTAAAGGAAAGGCGGTGTCTCAAGTTAGAAAAGGGGTGGAGAATTTGAAGGAACTGATGGGTTCAAACTTTATAGAAAGTTTACAGGGCCAAATAAACAATAAAGATAGCGATGGTGATATTGAGAAGGAATCGGGAGTGGAAGTTACAAACTATAGCAAGGATGTCTGTGGTCTAGAGACTGTTTTACCAAATGTACCGAGACCTCCCAACTGGGATAATGTGGTTTTAACTCCCATACCAGTGGAAGAGAGACATGAGGGAGGAAAGGAGAGCAATTATAACGTGGTGGAAAGTTCGGATTCTGATATGGAGTAGGGATGTCAGTTTGGACCTGTTAATGGGGAACCCCGCGGGGAACGCCCCGTTCGGGGCCCCAAAGATGGGGAATTTTCCCCCGTGGGGGCGGGGATGGGGAGAAAAATTCCCCCGAGAGCATTTTGGGGACGGGGACGGGGAATACATCCCCCGCCCCGCGGGGACCCCGCCCCGCctattattttaatatagttaatttaatatatattttagattAGGTTTTTTAGTCATTtcctttatgtttatttataaaaataaataaatattcatgtaTTTATTAAGAGAGAGAAATGTAAATATTAGACCCTAAAAAAGTTGAAGCGTTTCATTTTCTTCTGCCAGACATTTAGAGTCTCAGACGTTAGACTCATTTTTTTCTTCTCCAGTCAAATCTCCATTCATCTTTCTCTTCCAATTCCATCTTCTCTGCTAGTGCCAAGGCTTACCACCGTCCATCATCTCTTCTATTTGGTGTGCTTCCatttaggggtgttcatgggtcggTTTGAGTTGAATTTAGTCAAAACCATAACCCAACCCGTATATGGTACACTGGTTTGGGTGAGCAAAAATAACCACCCACAATATCATTGGGTTGGGTTGGGTAAAACCACAAATTTgtgggttggattgggttgggtaatgggttacccaatattatttttccttatataattattaatgatatgttacattttttcttaataaataatttaacatattactgctatttttttaaacatcaaatctcaaaatgtataatgaaatttattataaacatatatttgtaaGAACTAAAGTTACATTACAGTAAAACCTAGAATTACATAAAATACTTGCAATTTATTATAATTAGCATCAAAATAATCCAAATGTGGCatcctaaataagttaaaatcattacttactaaataaaagatgttcaaaaagttgaaattgaaacaagcaaaattaaaaacatcaaagtcatcacctgttaaattataaaaaaaaagagaaaaaaatatagtCACTCAATAACCCATGGGTTTTGTGGGTTGGGTGTGGGTTTACCCATAACCCAATTATTTTGAATGGGTTTTCATTTTAGAAAACCGTATTCACCCAATAACCCGACCCAACCCACTTTTTTGGATCGGTTTGGGTGGGTTTTACTGGGTTTATTGGGTTTACccaacccatgaacacccctacttCCATTATTCACAGCTCTTACAATTTCATCAATAAGGTttgattttcataaatttatTCATGTAATTATTTATAGGAAAAAATAGATTATTTCTCTTTGATTCTCATAAATCtgtttatattattgtttatagAAAAAAGTAGATTGTTTCTCCTTGATTCTCATAAACCTGTTCATGTAATTGCTTATAGGAAAAGTTGATTATTTTGATTAACGttaaattaaattgtttaaaaaatttagAGTTATCAAATCATTtgcatattaaaaaatataaaataatcaaaaaattactcatttttatctctttttaaatatttttgtgttcATTTTTTAACTATACTATGCATTTGTAATTAAAATAATGTCATCAGTTTttccttaaaaaatattaaaatatacttttcctattttttattaatatatcacactataatttaattttttatattaaacaaaaaaaatattacttttttaatgaataaatatatCATGCTATCACCCATAAAAAAACCAAATATCTTATATTTCTAATTATTAATGAAATAATAACATATAAGTATAAACAATAATATATCATGCTATCAcccataaaaaaaatcatatatcttATATTTCTAATTATAAGACCAAATCCATTAAGTGTAATGcatcattaaaaaaatcatatatctTATATCATGTTATCAGTATCAcccataaaaaaaacaatatatccTATTTTACACGAGTAAATATATCATGTATATACTTAAATAAATGTATTATCaatgtatataattaattaatatatgttattatttcTAATTGAAAAGTTACAGTAAATAAGGCATAATATATTTAGAAATAGAAGTATCTGCTCGAGGCTTGATTGCTTTACATGGATAGTTTCCTAATGAATAAAAATAGTAGGATTTTCTTGTGGAACTGCAGAGGTGCAGCTCACAAATCTTTTTACCGTTATTGTAAGCAATACGTTAGTGCTAATAATCCTAGTATGATAGTAATCATGGAGACAAGATGTGATCCCGCCAGACTGTCTCGTACTTTTAAAATGCTTGGCTATGATGGTTTTGAAGCTACGGAAGTGCATGGTTATTCAGGAGGAATAGCGATAGGATGGAAGCCAGAGCATATGAGAGTTCAGACTTGCATTAAGCATTTTCAGTACATGCATCTGATGGTGAATTATCCAAATAAGGCGCCTTGGTTTTTCACTGCTGTCTATGCGAGCCCGTTAGAAGAAAGACGAAAAATCTTATGGGAAGAGTTGAGGCATATTGCAGATATGATGCAAGAAGCTTGGATTTTTGCTGGAGATTTAAACGATATTACATCAGCAGATGAGAAAAGAGGAGGAGCTGCAATTTCTGTCCGTAAATGTAATAATTTTACTGAACGGATTAACAAATGTAAGTTGATTGATATGGGTGCAAGTGGTCCTAAGTTTACTTGGAGGGGCCCAATTTTTCATGGTGGACAGAGAATTTATGAGAGGTTGGACCGAGCCTTATGTAATACAAAATGGAGGGTTAACTTCCCTAATGGACACATTAAAGTGCTGTTGCGTTTGAATTTCTCAGACCATCATCCGTTACTGTTATCGCCGGTGGAAGTTCCAAATCACAATGCCAGTGCTCAGTTTCGTTTTGAAAGTGCATGGTTACTGCATTCGACCTATAGAGATATGTTGGAGAGCTGTTGGCGGAAGGAGGAGGATGTCACAACCAACTTGAAAAATGTGGAGAAAGGTGTTCAAATGTGGAAATTCCAGAATTTTAACCAAGTCTTAAAGATGAAAAGAGAGATTATGCAGAGGATTCACGGTGTGCAGCGTCGAATGCAGAATGGTAATGATAATATAGGAACCAGAAAATTGGAAAATAAGCTACAACAAGAGCTGCACGATATTATGGAAAAGGAAGAGCTTATGTGGTTTCAACGATCCCGCTCGAAATGGCTAGCTGACGGTGACAGGAACACTAAATTCTATCACCTCAAGACGGTAACGAGAAGAAGGAAAAATCATATCCACATGCTTAAAAATGATGCAGGTATGTGGATAGATGATCCTAGTCAGCTGCAAGCTATGGTGAATAATTACTATATGGATCTGTTTTCAGAAAATCAACTTATGAGGAAATGGTGGCAAACTGACATAACTTTTCCTGAGTTGGACAAAGACAATAAAGATAAGTTGGCAGCTCCCATTCGAGACGAGGAAGTCAGGCGAGCTATTTTCAACATGCAACCTTGGAAAGCTCCAGGGCCGGATGGTTTCCCAGCGGGTTTTTATCAAAACGCTTGGGGGACTGTTGGGAGTGCAGTGTGTGATTTTGTTAAAAATGTTTGGGACAAACCTTATATGATAGCCGAAGTTAACAAAACGGACATATGTTTGATACCTAAAATAGAGGACCCTGCGTATGTTAAGCAATTCCGGCCAATATCGTTGTGTAATACAATTTATAAAGTAATTACAAAAGTAGTGGTTGAAAGACTAAAGGATCATATCTCGAAGCTTGTCTCGCCGTTTCAAACTGGTTTTGTACCAGGGAGAAACATTCATGAGAACATTGTGGTAGCCAATGAAATGCTTCACTCCATGCATAAAATGAAAGGGAAGAAAGGAGCTTTTGCTATCAAAGTTGATCTTTCTAAAGCATATGATAAATTGAGCTGGGAGTTTATATGGCGGACGCTGGTGGAAATTCAGCTGCCGGATAATTTGATACAGGTTATTATGCACTCAGTTACGAGTGTAGAAACGAATGTTAAATGGAATGGTGCTAGATCGAAGTTTTTCAAACCTCATTGAGGGATTCGTCAAGGGGACCCCGTATCGCcgtatttgtttgttttgtgtatgGATAAGCTATCTCATCTCATTATGCATGCTGTTGAAAAAAGAAATTGGAAAGGAATTAAAATTGGGAAAGATGGTTTCAGCTTATCTCATCTCATGTTCGCGGATGACTTGCTTCTGTGTGGAGAAGCTAGTGAGTCACAAATGACATGTGTgatggatattttgaaaaaaatttgtgATATGTCGGGGCAAGAAGTGAGTAGTGAGAAAACCAGTATATATTTCTCCAAGAATGTTGATAGAAGAGTGAGAACTAGGCTTCTCAATATTGCAGGATTCCAAGAATCTCATGGCCTTGGAAAATACTTGGGAGCACCATTGATAGGAAGAGCTCCTAAAAGGGCAGATTATCAGTTTATTGTTGATCAAGTTAATTCTAAGCTTGCTATGTGGAAAGCCAGTCAGTTATCTTTCGCGGGCAGAGTGACTTTAGCAAAGAGTGTAATCGAAGCAATGCCCATTTACAATATGATGTCGTCCAAAATCCCTCAAGCTTGTTTGGACGATATTCAACGGATCCAAAGGAGTTTTATATGGGGAGATTCTGAGCAAAAACGAAGATGGCATGCTGTTAATTGGGAGGTTATCACGCTTCCAAAGAGTCTAGGGGGGCTTGGCCTGAGAAACTTAAAGGCTATGAATCAAGCGTGTTTGCTAAAACTTGGATGGAGTTTGCTGAACAATGGCTCAGATTTTTGGTGTACAGTTCTAAGAGAAAAATATGCTTGTAACATCGACAACACGGGAATATCGAAACGACCACAGGATTCCAATTTGTGGAAAATTCTTGTTGATCTTAAGCCATTAATGGATGAAAGTAGTTTTTGGATTGTAGGGAGAGGAGATGATATTGATGCTTGGAACTATGCTTGGATTGAAGAAGGATTGGTGGTGGACCAGATTATTCGCATTCCCCCGCAGCTAGAAGGGGCTTCAGTCAAAGATCTTGGCAAGGATGATGGTACCTGGAATTGGGAGTTAATGGAGGAATGGCTGCCAGTTGATATCAAGAACAAAATTGCAAGGCTTCTTCCGCCGCAAAGTAACAATGAACCGGATCTGCGAGTAGTAGCAGGGGGAAATAAGGTTGAGTTTACAGTATCATGCATGTACAATAATATTTGCGGTTTTGATAAGGCAGATGAGAATGAGATTTGGAGTAAAATCTGGAAGCTTACGGTAACAGAGCGTGTTCGACACTTCATGTGGTTAGTTATGCATGGTAAACTTCTCACAAATATGCAAAAAAAGAAGATGGGGCTTGGGCATGGTATGTGCAATTATTGTGGAGATACGGAGGATACGCTCATACATGTTCTACGGGACTGTCCGCTTGCTACAACTGTTTGGCTTCAGTTAGTCACCATAAGTCATAGGAACAATTTCTTTATGAGCACAGCTGAGTATTGGGTTTCCAACAACATCATGGATGTAACACCTTGGGGAAGGAATAGTAGATGGAAGGATATTTGGGCAATTGTCTGCCATTGCATATGGTCATGGAGAAATAAAGAGATATATGTGGAAAATTTTAGTAGGCCAGCTAATATCACTCACCATATTACTCAGATTAAAGAGGATTACGACAAAGCTATGCAAGCCAATAAAAAAGTCATCAGTCATGACCATGAGATAAAGCTAATTCGTTGGAATCCGCCTATTTTGAACTGTGTCAAAGTTAATACGGATGGAGCTCGCAAAGCAAATAAAGTTGCAGGATGTGGTGGTATTATTCGTGGCAGTCAGGGAGAATGGCTAGGAGGTTTTGCTAGAGCTACGGGAGAGTGTAGCGCGTTCGAAACTGAATTATGGGGTGTGATAGAAGGGTTGAAGTTGGCTTGGCATAAAGGTTTTCGAGAAATAGAGATAAATACGGATTCTTTGATGATTGTGAATGCTTTAAAAACGGGAAAATTTTCTAATACGTTAGGAGTTCCGTTAATAAGGCATATTCGAGAGTTGATGGAAAGGAATTGGGAGGTTAATATTCTGCACTGCTATCGGGAGGCTAATCAAGTTGCTGACGCATTAGCCAAACTGGGATGTATTTTAAATGTATCTTTAACAGTTTTTGAGGATTGTCCTCCGCAGGTTAGAGAGTTGTTTGAGGCTGATCTCAGGGGGCTTGCTACCCCGAGGTTTTCCGCTGTGTAGTTTTCTTTCCCGGGCTTAGGCCCTCAtgcttaccaaaaaaaaaaaagtaagacAGAGGTGAGAATTGTGCCGGTAGCACTGTCGTGTTGTTAACGTAAAGCATCTTAATTGGCTTGTTTGTTTATTTGGATTATTAGATGCACAGATTGTTAATTAGTACTATGTAATATAATTACTACTTGTTACTTTATAAATGACATAACTTTAGACAGTTGCTTCATTTACTAACACATAGGATTGAATCATAACTTTATATATGCAGaaacatacacatatatatgcaGAGACAGGATTCATTCCTAAATACtagtaactttttttttaaaatagtgtATCTAATAGAGGCGGTTCTCTCAATTTGAGGTAGAAAAACTATGATCTTTCTCCAGCCTCATATTTCCTTTTATGCTGCCTTATCAATTTATTTTGTTAGCGCAAACTTATTCATGGAAAATACACAAGACAGAACAAGAGTGAACACAACACCCAAAACTGAACCATAAAAACAAACAGCTACTATATTGCAATTTAATTCAAAGTTACACTCAGTACCCCAAAGATCCTTGTAGTACATCAAATCAAAGTTATGCAGGTGTATCCGATATCTTACAGCCGAGGATTcatatatttttcttgttaattgGTTGGAAAGATTTCCTCAGTATAAGCATAGAGAACTCTACATTGGTGGGATAAGTTATGCAGGTGAATCTATGTTTGATAAGTGTTACATCAGTTTTCCACTTTGCGCTTTATTTATGAATTCAGTGGAACTATTCGATTTCTTAAAAGTTAAATGATTATCAGGTCACTATGTTCCTCAATTGGCTCAAATTGTTTACGAGAGAAACAGAGGAATCAATAATCTAGTTATCAATCTTAAGGGATTTTTGTTAAGATTGTCAGTTCATCAGTATTGTCATGATGAGGACATATTACATAGCATTCAAAATCTCACCAACATAAAGATGTCAAACCAAATCATGAAACAAGTAATATCTCAATCTATAAAGAACATCTACATATCGAAATTACGGAACAACGCAAAttataaaattctcaaaaaaatgtACAACAATGACAGTAGCATTCATGTCTACACATAAAATATGTTCAATCAATCACAGAAATTTAGAACAAAGTATTGATAAATATATGCAATGAAGAACATACCTGTGATGCTATTAGCAAGCAAACCAAAGTGTTTAGTGATGGGAAACAGATGTGTTACAGTACTTGTCTGGTCCAAGAGCCTGTCCTGCATTCAACATTAAGAACTAAGCATACCACACAAATAGTCATACCAACAAACTTAAAAACTTAACAACCGACATCCTCCACCCGCTGGAACCTTGTTGGACCTTGAAGAAAAACCAAGAATCTCACATAGCAA is part of the Vicia villosa cultivar HV-30 ecotype Madison, WI linkage group LG2, Vvil1.0, whole genome shotgun sequence genome and encodes:
- the LOC131653191 gene encoding ubiquinone biosynthesis protein COQ4 homolog, mitochondrial-like is translated as MVDGGRIKLKTWQQAAVAFGSAVGALLNPRRADLIAALGETAGKPAFERVLQRMKSSPEGRAVLLERPRVVSANVGHAWDLPPNTFGAAYARFMGSRNFSPDDRPPVRFMDTDELAYVAMRAREVHDFWHTLFDLPTNLIGESALKVIEFQQMYLPMCMMSVVGGTARFSEKQRKLFFQHYFPWALRAGTQCNDLMCVYYEQYFHEDLEDVRRKLGIVPVPAVP